One genomic segment of Alphaproteobacteria bacterium HT1-32 includes these proteins:
- a CDS encoding helix-turn-helix domain-containing protein yields the protein MCFSGDGKSIDLTFRRIPEYGGAELSHARFSDFSFRKHAHDRVGIGIVTNGAMQVNTPRKSFIAEPGILMTVNPDTVHWGCGVGDHDWEQHILLIDEASFAETVREMTGRNQNEKFTNLSLPDPDLWRCFQDVHGAIAKTDVPLARGELLLGLFADVVERSGVAPDLDQAGRNEPRAVTLARSYIDTHFAEPISLDDLATITGISTYRLSRAFRHSVGLPPHAYQMHRRVRAAEWMLRQGQAPVDVATDCGFSDQAHLTRVFRQATGITPAQFRAG from the coding sequence ATGTGCTTCTCGGGTGATGGAAAATCGATCGACCTTACCTTCCGGCGTATTCCTGAATATGGCGGGGCCGAACTGTCGCATGCCCGCTTTTCAGATTTTTCCTTCCGCAAACATGCCCATGACCGGGTAGGTATCGGCATCGTCACCAATGGTGCCATGCAGGTAAACACACCCCGGAAGTCTTTCATTGCCGAACCGGGCATTCTGATGACAGTCAATCCGGATACGGTGCACTGGGGTTGCGGCGTTGGAGATCATGACTGGGAACAGCATATTCTTCTGATTGATGAGGCTAGTTTTGCCGAGACGGTCCGGGAAATGACCGGGCGTAACCAGAACGAGAAGTTCACCAATCTGTCGCTGCCGGACCCCGATCTGTGGCGTTGTTTTCAGGATGTGCATGGCGCAATCGCAAAGACAGATGTACCGCTGGCCCGGGGCGAACTGCTGCTCGGTCTGTTCGCTGATGTGGTTGAACGCTCCGGCGTTGCTCCCGACCTTGACCAGGCTGGCCGTAATGAACCCCGTGCCGTCACACTGGCGCGCAGCTATATCGACACGCATTTTGCAGAGCCCATCAGCCTTGACGATCTTGCCACAATCACCGGCATCAGCACCTACCGGCTAAGCCGGGCCTTTCGGCACAGCGTTGGTCTTCCGCCACATGCCTACCAGATGCACCGGCGAGTCCGCGCAGCAGAATGGATGCTGCGGCAGGGTCAGGCCCCGGTTGATGTCGCAACAGATTGCGGGTTCTCGGATCAGGCACATCTGACCCGCGTCTTTCGCCAGGCCACAGGCATCACGCCCGCACAGTTTCGGGCGGGCTGA
- a CDS encoding branched-chain amino acid ABC transporter permease, protein MNPEFLAGVRTALPVSVGALVFGLTLGVTASQAGLSAVEMGLMSATVFAGASQLVAVQMFDQGATLIAIATAVFAVNARHMLMGATLTPLIRSHPRPLRWLALLMMVDESWALTMARSRQVPTGPAFIIGAGCLFFPIWLSATMAGVWFGDLVPDPRLFGLDFLGVAVFIGMLALLQPKRRDLPPFIATAVLSPLLATVLPGSWSIIAAASAGALIAAVRP, encoded by the coding sequence ATGAATCCCGAGTTCCTTGCAGGTGTAAGAACAGCCCTGCCTGTTTCCGTCGGTGCACTGGTCTTCGGGCTGACACTTGGCGTCACCGCGTCGCAGGCGGGACTGAGCGCCGTCGAGATGGGCCTGATGAGCGCCACCGTCTTTGCCGGGGCCAGCCAGCTGGTGGCCGTCCAGATGTTCGATCAGGGCGCCACTCTGATTGCCATTGCAACCGCCGTCTTTGCCGTCAACGCACGGCATATGCTGATGGGGGCAACCCTGACACCGCTGATCAGGTCGCATCCCCGCCCCCTGCGCTGGCTGGCATTGCTGATGATGGTCGATGAATCATGGGCACTGACCATGGCCCGCAGCCGGCAGGTGCCAACCGGCCCTGCCTTCATCATTGGCGCGGGATGCCTGTTCTTCCCGATCTGGCTCAGCGCCACTATGGCCGGGGTATGGTTCGGCGATCTGGTGCCCGATCCCCGTCTGTTCGGGCTCGACTTCCTTGGTGTTGCCGTGTTCATCGGCATGCTGGCATTGCTGCAACCAAAGCGCCGCGACCTGCCACCTTTCATCGCAACAGCGGTTTTATCCCCCTTGCTGGCGACAGTTCTTCCCGGAAGCTGGAGCATCATTGCCGCCGCGTCCGCAGGTGCCCTGATTGCGGCGGTACGACCATGA
- the bmt gene encoding betaine--homocysteine S-methyltransferase — MLMARKCQKLPAGCGSLSRITPEHDSPADYRRRYFPEPADPDNRMTNLLSTLLAERDWLLADGGTGTGLFARGLETGDAPELWNIDYPDRIRDLHQEFVDAGSDIILTNSFGGNAMRLKLHNAQGRVYELAAAAAKIARDVADAADRPVVVAGSMGPTGELLFPVGSLSHEDARDAFAEQARGLADGGADLLWIETMSSREELQAAVEGAASTGKPVVATMTFDTAGKTMMGVAPEEASNFAGAMAVAPVGFGANCGLGAGENISSVVGVAKAIWPGAVVVAKANCGIPEWKGDGFVYTGTPEIMATYARMARDAGARIIGGCCGTRGEHLAAMKAAMEDYAPGEPPTDERIRDVLGETPPKPKVTPHGEAPRRRRRRA, encoded by the coding sequence ATGTTGATGGCGCGGAAATGCCAGAAGTTGCCCGCCGGTTGCGGCAGTTTGAGCAGGATCACGCCGGAGCACGATAGTCCGGCGGATTACCGTCGACGGTATTTCCCTGAACCTGCTGATCCGGATAATCGAATGACCAACCTGCTTTCGACCCTGCTTGCTGAACGTGACTGGCTGCTGGCTGACGGAGGGACCGGCACCGGTCTTTTTGCACGCGGTCTTGAGACCGGAGATGCGCCGGAATTATGGAATATTGATTATCCCGACCGGATCCGTGATCTGCATCAGGAATTTGTCGATGCAGGGTCTGACATCATTCTGACCAACTCTTTCGGCGGCAATGCCATGCGCCTGAAATTGCACAATGCCCAGGGCCGGGTTTACGAACTGGCGGCCGCAGCTGCAAAAATAGCCCGCGATGTCGCGGATGCAGCAGATCGGCCGGTTGTCGTCGCCGGTTCAATGGGGCCGACAGGTGAGTTGTTGTTTCCGGTTGGCAGTCTTTCCCATGAAGACGCCCGTGACGCTTTTGCCGAGCAGGCACGGGGGCTCGCGGATGGCGGGGCTGATCTGCTCTGGATTGAAACCATGTCATCGCGTGAGGAATTGCAGGCTGCGGTCGAAGGTGCCGCATCAACAGGCAAGCCGGTGGTCGCAACGATGACCTTTGATACAGCCGGGAAAACCATGATGGGCGTTGCCCCGGAGGAAGCCTCGAACTTTGCTGGTGCGATGGCAGTGGCCCCGGTGGGCTTTGGAGCCAACTGCGGGCTTGGGGCCGGGGAAAATATTTCGTCCGTGGTTGGTGTTGCGAAAGCAATCTGGCCGGGTGCGGTGGTGGTCGCCAAGGCGAACTGCGGTATTCCGGAATGGAAAGGGGATGGTTTTGTCTATACCGGAACGCCTGAAATCATGGCGACCTATGCCCGCATGGCGCGGGATGCCGGTGCGCGGATTATCGGTGGCTGCTGTGGCACCCGTGGCGAGCATCTGGCTGCGATGAAGGCGGCGATGGAAGATTATGCACCGGGTGAGCCTCCAACAGATGAACGTATCAGGGATGTGCTTGGCGAGACACCGCCGAAGCCAAAAGTCACACCGCATGGCGAGGCACCGCGCCGGCGCCGTCGTCGGGCGTGA
- a CDS encoding aminotransferase gives MAFSLNPLVSAIEEPPISEAHSWLDGVSFTVEKPLIDLAQAAPGYPPEEGLRRFLATAVMEEATSRYTDIEGLPLLRQLLATDMSETYQGTVSPEQVLIAAGCNQSFYLTAMTLCQPGDAMLVVSPWYFNHRMTLDMLGVEPVALPARAVNGFVPDPQDARRLMTDRIKAILLISPNNPTGAVYPEQVLQEFADLAAEQGIALIVDETYRDFLAPEVSRPHGLIARSGWDSHLIHLYSFSKVYSMTGYRVGAVVADPVLITQIAKVMDSLAICAPRIGQLAAIYGLQNLHDWRAGNRRVMADRVAAFTAALEAVESGYEIQSIGAYFAFLRHPFEASSSVIAPALAREAGLLTLPDTMFGGAGTHLRVAFANVDGAEMPEVARRLRQFEQDHAGAR, from the coding sequence ATGGCTTTCAGCCTTAATCCCCTTGTGTCGGCAATCGAAGAACCACCGATTTCAGAAGCACATAGCTGGCTGGACGGGGTCTCATTTACGGTTGAGAAGCCGCTGATCGATCTGGCACAGGCAGCGCCCGGTTATCCGCCGGAGGAAGGGCTGCGTCGGTTTCTGGCGACAGCAGTCATGGAAGAGGCAACCAGCCGCTATACCGATATTGAAGGATTGCCTCTGCTTCGGCAGTTGCTGGCGACGGATATGTCGGAAACCTATCAGGGAACGGTATCACCTGAACAGGTTCTGATTGCCGCAGGCTGCAACCAGTCTTTTTATCTGACGGCGATGACCCTGTGCCAGCCGGGGGATGCGATGCTGGTTGTCAGTCCGTGGTATTTCAATCATCGGATGACGCTGGATATGCTGGGTGTTGAGCCGGTTGCCCTGCCGGCCCGGGCAGTTAATGGCTTTGTTCCGGACCCGCAGGATGCTCGCCGACTGATGACCGACCGGATAAAGGCGATCCTTCTGATATCGCCGAACAATCCGACCGGCGCTGTCTATCCGGAACAGGTGTTGCAGGAGTTCGCCGATCTGGCGGCGGAGCAGGGGATTGCCCTGATTGTCGATGAGACTTACCGCGATTTCCTGGCACCGGAGGTCAGTCGTCCGCATGGACTGATTGCCCGGTCAGGATGGGACAGCCACCTGATACACCTCTATAGCTTCTCGAAGGTTTATTCGATGACCGGCTATCGTGTTGGGGCCGTTGTCGCCGACCCGGTGCTTATTACGCAGATCGCCAAGGTGATGGATTCTCTGGCCATCTGTGCGCCCCGTATCGGGCAGCTGGCGGCAATTTACGGGTTGCAGAATCTCCATGACTGGCGAGCCGGAAACCGGCGGGTCATGGCTGACAGGGTGGCCGCTTTCACGGCGGCCCTGGAAGCGGTGGAATCCGGTTATGAAATTCAGTCGATCGGTGCCTATTTTGCCTTCCTCCGGCATCCGTTTGAAGCCTCATCATCTGTCATCGCCCCGGCTCTGGCCCGGGAGGCCGGGTTGCTGACGCTGCCTGATACCATGTTCGGTGGTGCGGGTACGCATCTGCGCGTCGCTTTTGCGAATGTTGATGGCGCGGAAATGCCAGAAGTTGCCCGCCGGTTGCGGCAGTTTGAGCAGGATCACGCCGGAGCACGATAG
- a CDS encoding DUF4384 domain-containing protein produces the protein MRLLIRSLILSFIILSMISVAIRAQNVDDVAESFQAGLTRLVGEVTDRPVRLALWSGPEKGMPVAASVIYGLEADLQKALLKLNPVPEILARSELSALIGNLSATGALDDPTGDPVGELLSKVRDVDALVIGDYRLDDLTLIARYRLVSLSGQVLAVSGGVQHALTPADLQAEPGAVALDVAVDDLSNAIVEALADTRELQMGVVRLAGNGGISPFGEYIRKTLTGRLLARNENMIGAAPLQIINQGTEVTAADSPVVSGDYWLRGTTVSLVITVMRENEVLGVFQRQIRMDSLGGLRLVPDENFDLLTMTDDVGPPTIGLSMPGGLAVLKVGDPLMFDVRLSRAGYLWCYYLQADGLVRQVVPNPGLLNRRGDSWLDSGTDRRLPVPERDGFRLVAAPPGGPELLKCLVTDRDVRRELPQEMQGLSLDPLPPGLNGRIVEIFRSLPNLRIAEDSLFITVVDPSGEGATSVR, from the coding sequence ATGAGGCTCCTGATTCGCAGTCTGATCCTGTCATTCATCATTCTGTCCATGATCTCTGTGGCCATCCGTGCACAGAACGTGGATGACGTCGCTGAAAGTTTTCAGGCTGGTCTCACCCGACTTGTCGGGGAAGTGACGGACAGACCGGTAAGGCTTGCCCTGTGGTCGGGGCCGGAGAAGGGAATGCCTGTCGCGGCATCCGTCATCTACGGGCTTGAGGCGGATCTGCAAAAGGCACTTCTCAAACTGAACCCGGTGCCTGAAATCCTTGCCCGTTCCGAACTTTCAGCCCTCATCGGCAATCTCTCGGCGACCGGTGCACTTGATGATCCGACAGGTGATCCTGTGGGTGAGTTGTTGTCGAAGGTCCGTGATGTCGATGCGCTGGTGATTGGGGATTATCGGCTTGATGACCTGACGCTGATCGCCCGCTACCGGCTGGTCTCGCTGTCCGGACAGGTGCTCGCGGTATCCGGAGGCGTGCAACATGCCTTGACCCCGGCTGATCTTCAGGCTGAACCCGGTGCCGTTGCTCTGGATGTTGCAGTGGATGACCTGTCGAATGCGATTGTCGAGGCGCTTGCCGATACAAGAGAACTGCAGATGGGTGTGGTTCGGCTGGCCGGTAATGGCGGCATATCGCCGTTTGGTGAATATATTCGCAAGACACTGACAGGCCGGTTGCTGGCCCGCAATGAAAACATGATCGGAGCGGCCCCCCTGCAGATCATCAATCAGGGGACGGAAGTGACAGCCGCAGATAGCCCCGTGGTGAGTGGTGATTACTGGCTGCGCGGGACAACAGTAAGCCTGGTTATCACTGTCATGCGGGAAAACGAGGTGCTGGGTGTATTCCAGCGCCAGATCCGAATGGACAGCCTTGGCGGTCTGCGGCTTGTCCCCGATGAAAACTTTGATCTGCTGACGATGACAGATGATGTCGGTCCGCCGACAATCGGTCTTTCTATGCCGGGTGGTCTGGCCGTGCTGAAGGTCGGCGACCCGCTGATGTTTGATGTTCGCCTCAGCAGAGCCGGTTATCTCTGGTGTTATTATCTTCAGGCTGATGGTCTTGTGCGGCAGGTCGTCCCCAATCCGGGTTTGCTCAACCGGCGGGGCGACAGCTGGCTGGATAGCGGGACTGACCGGCGGCTTCCCGTTCCGGAGCGTGACGGGTTTCGACTTGTTGCTGCGCCACCGGGCGGCCCGGAGCTGCTCAAATGTCTGGTGACCGACAGGGATGTGCGCCGGGAACTGCCGCAGGAAATGCAGGGGCTGTCGCTTGATCCGCTGCCGCCGGGTCTGAACGGCAGGATTGTCGAGATATTCCGCAGTCTGCCGAACCTTCGGATTGCCGAGGACAGTCTGTTTATAACTGTTGTTGATCCTTCCGGTGAGGGTGCTACATCGGTCAGGTGA
- a CDS encoding SUMF1/EgtB/PvdO family nonheme iron enzyme, producing the protein MVGRYQSFCVVLLSAGLLLGALSAAFANAGQRGIEIEIIPDDSKGQTDVVNLYRSSHALVIGIDAYSNGWPRLHNAVADARAVAESLRQRGFSVDYFENTTSDKLRQIFRRFFIERGASPDSRLFVWFAGHGHTLDGEGFIIPSDGATPDDDTGFRRTALHLRDIGNFARLARSRHSLAVFDSCFAGTVFGATRALPPPAVRRAVLNPVRQFLTSGSANQKVSDDGLFRRLFLEALDGKRPADANGDGYLTASELGLFMGDAVSNYTGNGQTPQFGPLRDPLYDKGDFVFLLDRQPMTPSGGHQTDAIVWNSLRDSQRPEDFQLFIDTYPESPFVPFAANRLSALRTKPAGLIDPMDTVLYVIVDRANHRREPGVESERVGQSVRNAAVQVTGKLRDAPWFRIRREDDRTVFIHASLLSPEKRADVSEVRSSVRQPGDLFSDCKTCPEMLVTRSGRFMATSRSSSRLFDIPEPFAISSHEITRSEWAACLKGGGCGRYQPKAREAASEETPVSHVSWDDAMAYVRWLSENTGLPYRLPSDAEWEYVATEFGLVQRDVADQSLQDVVHDERRIGGPSQPVDARAANTAGAYGMTDGVREWVADCRIGQETRRCVTHAVRGAATLENENGDVTLPRVWIEPDARSPVIGFRVARDLKKGELGQ; encoded by the coding sequence TTGGTTGGACGGTATCAATCGTTCTGTGTTGTTCTGTTGTCTGCCGGGTTGCTGCTGGGTGCGCTGTCCGCTGCTTTTGCCAATGCCGGGCAGCGCGGGATCGAGATTGAAATCATTCCGGATGACAGCAAGGGGCAGACTGACGTTGTTAATCTCTACAGGTCTTCCCATGCGCTGGTTATCGGTATTGACGCCTATTCAAACGGCTGGCCACGACTTCACAACGCGGTTGCCGATGCCCGTGCTGTTGCTGAAAGTTTGCGCCAGCGTGGCTTCAGCGTCGATTATTTTGAAAACACGACTTCGGACAAGCTGAGGCAGATTTTCCGGCGTTTCTTTATCGAACGGGGTGCCAGTCCGGACTCCAGGCTGTTTGTCTGGTTTGCCGGTCATGGCCATACGCTTGATGGCGAGGGCTTCATCATCCCGTCTGACGGCGCGACCCCCGACGATGATACAGGGTTTCGCAGAACGGCTCTGCATCTGCGCGATATTGGTAATTTTGCGCGACTGGCCCGGTCCCGGCACAGCCTTGCGGTTTTCGACAGCTGTTTTGCCGGTACGGTTTTCGGGGCGACCCGTGCATTGCCACCACCAGCGGTCCGCCGCGCCGTGCTGAATCCGGTCAGGCAGTTCCTGACCTCGGGCTCTGCCAATCAAAAGGTGTCCGATGACGGTCTGTTCCGGCGTTTGTTTCTTGAAGCGCTTGATGGCAAACGGCCCGCTGACGCTAACGGCGACGGTTATCTGACGGCCTCCGAACTCGGCCTCTTCATGGGGGATGCTGTCAGCAATTATACAGGTAATGGCCAGACGCCACAGTTCGGCCCCTTGCGTGATCCGCTCTATGACAAAGGCGATTTTGTTTTCTTGCTCGACCGTCAGCCTATGACGCCATCCGGCGGTCATCAGACGGATGCGATAGTCTGGAACAGCCTGCGCGACAGTCAGCGTCCGGAAGACTTCCAGTTGTTTATCGATACCTATCCGGAAAGTCCCTTTGTCCCCTTCGCTGCAAACCGCCTGTCAGCCCTGCGGACAAAGCCCGCCGGGCTGATCGACCCTATGGACACTGTTCTCTACGTGATCGTTGACCGGGCCAACCACCGCAGAGAGCCAGGGGTTGAAAGCGAACGGGTTGGCCAGTCTGTCAGAAACGCTGCCGTTCAGGTAACAGGCAAGCTGCGTGATGCGCCATGGTTCCGGATACGCAGGGAAGATGACCGGACAGTCTTCATTCATGCCAGTCTGCTGTCGCCTGAAAAGCGGGCTGATGTCTCGGAAGTCCGGTCATCTGTCAGGCAGCCCGGCGATCTGTTTTCCGACTGCAAGACCTGTCCCGAGATGCTGGTCACTCGTTCCGGACGTTTTATGGCAACCAGCAGGAGTAGCTCGCGCTTGTTTGATATCCCCGAGCCTTTCGCGATCAGCAGTCACGAGATTACCCGGTCAGAATGGGCGGCCTGTCTGAAAGGCGGTGGCTGTGGGAGATATCAGCCAAAAGCACGTGAGGCCGCTTCGGAGGAGACGCCAGTCAGTCATGTTTCCTGGGATGATGCGATGGCCTATGTCCGCTGGTTGTCGGAAAACACAGGCCTTCCCTACCGGCTGCCCAGTGATGCGGAATGGGAATATGTGGCGACGGAGTTTGGTCTGGTGCAACGGGATGTTGCGGATCAGTCGCTGCAGGATGTCGTTCATGATGAACGCCGTATTGGCGGGCCTTCTCAGCCGGTCGACGCCCGTGCGGCGAATACGGCCGGTGCTTATGGCATGACTGATGGTGTTCGGGAATGGGTGGCTGATTGCCGGATCGGTCAGGAGACCCGGCGTTGCGTTACCCATGCTGTCCGCGGGGCCGCTACTCTCGAAAATGAGAACGGTGATGTGACATTGCCACGTGTGTGGATTGAGCCTGATGCCCGTAGCCCGGTCATCGGATTCCGGGTTGCCCGGGATCTGAAAAAGGGGGAGCTTGGACAGTGA
- a CDS encoding transglycosylase SLT domain-containing protein, whose product MRWRIAPVVVALLCLSSSAASAAEIPYPEIQHLILRQARATGVPPSLAMAVARVESGFNPAAVSPAGAIGVMQIMPQTGKGEFGVEESALRDPRTNVRIGVEFLRQLYLRYDNRWDLALSHYNGGSLTPGDEWQPHDYTLGYIARVMAWKKIYGFQQQLWAGLSEQQVTDDGAKITVIDIPAPVRASAITGSSDDAFSGRDFATRLRIAERTLDDFPVTETGEGG is encoded by the coding sequence ATGCGCTGGCGGATTGCTCCGGTTGTTGTGGCTCTCCTCTGTCTGTCGTCATCAGCGGCTTCGGCTGCGGAGATACCCTATCCTGAAATTCAGCATCTGATTCTGCGTCAGGCGCGGGCAACGGGTGTGCCGCCCTCACTGGCAATGGCGGTTGCGCGTGTTGAATCGGGATTCAATCCGGCGGCAGTCAGTCCAGCCGGTGCCATCGGTGTCATGCAGATCATGCCGCAAACCGGTAAAGGCGAGTTCGGGGTAGAGGAGAGCGCACTCCGTGACCCCCGGACCAATGTTCGCATCGGCGTTGAATTCCTCCGTCAGCTCTACCTTCGCTATGATAACCGGTGGGATCTGGCGCTCTCGCATTACAATGGCGGGTCGCTGACGCCGGGTGATGAATGGCAGCCCCACGACTATACACTGGGATATATCGCGAGGGTTATGGCCTGGAAGAAGATCTATGGTTTTCAGCAGCAGTTATGGGCTGGACTGTCTGAACAGCAGGTAACTGACGACGGGGCGAAAATAACAGTCATTGATATCCCGGCTCCGGTGCGGGCATCTGCGATCACCGGATCGTCTGATGATGCCTTCAGTGGTCGGGATTTCGCTACTCGTTTACGGATCGCAGAACGGACATTGGATGACTTTCCTGTTACGGAAACGGGTGAGGGTGGTTGA
- a CDS encoding dimethyl sulfoxide reductase anchor subunit, whose translation MHPALSVILFTTTSGIGYGLLFFYGLGAFLGLLTADRWFGTVGLGFALALVTFGLLSSTFHLGHPERAWRAMSQWRTSWLSREGVVALLTYVPAGLFAAGWVFLESNDGVFALLGGLAAIGAVVTVGCTAMIYASLATIHQWHSRWTLGSYLTLALATGAVWFCLFSAVLGEGAGVGLSILTMSAVLVAWATKMGAWKRNDTTSHPSTPESATGLGRIGKVSMLEGPHTEANYLMREMGFKVARKHAEKLRRIAVLCGFVAPALLSLAGAFLAGGWDIIVFLAAAVLVSVGVFVERWLFFAEAKHVVTLFYGAKAA comes from the coding sequence ATGCATCCCGCTCTCTCGGTTATCCTGTTCACGACGACATCCGGTATCGGATATGGTCTGCTGTTCTTTTATGGACTTGGCGCGTTTCTGGGGCTTTTGACTGCTGACCGCTGGTTCGGCACCGTGGGGCTTGGTTTTGCTCTGGCGCTGGTGACATTCGGACTGCTCAGTTCCACCTTTCACCTCGGCCATCCGGAACGTGCCTGGCGGGCGATGAGCCAGTGGCGGACATCCTGGTTGTCGCGTGAAGGGGTTGTCGCCCTGCTGACCTATGTTCCGGCCGGTCTGTTTGCTGCGGGCTGGGTTTTTCTTGAAAGCAACGATGGGGTCTTTGCCCTGCTCGGCGGCCTTGCCGCAATCGGTGCTGTTGTGACCGTCGGTTGCACGGCGATGATCTATGCCAGTCTGGCGACAATTCACCAGTGGCATAGCCGCTGGACGCTGGGCAGCTATCTCACACTGGCGCTTGCCACCGGCGCTGTCTGGTTCTGCCTGTTCTCTGCGGTACTGGGTGAAGGCGCCGGAGTTGGTCTGTCGATCCTGACAATGTCGGCAGTGCTCGTGGCCTGGGCGACGAAGATGGGGGCATGGAAGCGTAATGATACGACCAGCCATCCCTCGACCCCGGAAAGTGCGACCGGACTGGGGCGCATTGGCAAGGTTTCCATGCTGGAAGGACCGCATACGGAAGCCAATTATCTGATGCGGGAAATGGGCTTCAAGGTCGCCCGGAAACACGCTGAGAAATTGCGGCGGATTGCCGTTCTCTGCGGTTTTGTCGCGCCTGCTCTGTTATCGCTTGCGGGTGCTTTTCTGGCCGGGGGCTGGGATATCATTGTCTTTCTGGCGGCGGCGGTTCTGGTCAGCGTTGGCGTGTTTGTTGAACGCTGGCTGTTCTTCGCTGAGGCGAAGCATGTCGTGACCTTGTTTTATGGCGCGAAGGCTGCCTGA
- a CDS encoding 4Fe-4S dicluster domain-containing protein, protein MTTLPQTTEKKLGLVIDLDICVGCHACAVNCKEWNAGGHAAPLTDLDPYGPDQTGVWFNRIHTFEADGSGECGVGTSQTVHFPKSCLHCEDAACVTVCPTGASFKRVEDGIVLVNEDKCIGCKLCSWACPYGAREYDASEGVMKKCTLCIDRIYNENLDEIDRVPACVSTCPVSARHFGDLGDPDSDVSKLVEDRGGYDLMEEMGYKPTNKYLPPRKRRVEAVDIGATASLDSVVDTDNPLLRWVDRLLSR, encoded by the coding sequence ATGACCACATTACCCCAGACGACGGAGAAAAAGCTCGGCCTCGTCATTGATCTGGATATCTGTGTCGGCTGTCATGCCTGTGCGGTGAACTGCAAGGAATGGAATGCTGGCGGTCACGCGGCTCCGCTGACCGATCTTGACCCCTATGGTCCGGATCAGACGGGTGTCTGGTTCAACCGCATTCACACCTTCGAAGCAGATGGCAGCGGCGAATGCGGTGTTGGCACAAGCCAGACCGTGCATTTCCCGAAATCTTGTCTGCATTGCGAAGATGCCGCCTGCGTTACCGTCTGCCCGACGGGCGCCTCGTTCAAACGGGTGGAAGACGGCATTGTGCTGGTCAATGAAGACAAATGCATCGGCTGCAAACTCTGCAGCTGGGCCTGTCCTTATGGTGCCCGTGAATATGATGCCAGCGAAGGTGTGATGAAAAAGTGCACGCTGTGCATTGACCGCATCTACAATGAGAATCTTGACGAGATCGACCGGGTTCCGGCCTGTGTCTCGACTTGTCCTGTCAGCGCCCGTCATTTCGGTGATCTCGGCGATCCGGACTCGGATGTCTCGAAGCTGGTTGAAGACCGTGGCGGATATGACCTGATGGAAGAGATGGGCTACAAGCCAACGAACAAGTATCTGCCGCCACGCAAGCGGCGTGTTGAAGCCGTGGATATCGGTGCGACGGCCTCGCTGGATAGCGTCGTCGATACCGATAATCCGTTGTTGCGCTGGGTCGACCGGCTGTTGTCGAGGTAA